From the genome of Chania multitudinisentens RB-25, one region includes:
- the fliP gene encoding flagellar type III secretion system pore protein FliP (The bacterial flagellar biogenesis protein FliP forms a type III secretion system (T3SS)-type pore required for flagellar assembly.), with product MSRSPHRRATLVLLLLISPNALAQLPGLISQPLANGGQSWSLPIQTLVLLTSLSFLPALLLMMTSFTRIIIVLGLLRNALGTPSAPPNQVLLGLALFLTFFIMAPVFDKVYQEAYLPFSQDKINLDVAIQQGAQPLHEFMLRQTRETDLALYAKLANLPPLAGPEAVPMRILLPAYVTSELKTAFQIGFTVFIPFLIIDLVVASVLMALGMMMVPPATISLPFKLMLFVLVDGWQLLLGSLAQSFYS from the coding sequence ATGAGTCGCTCACCTCACCGCCGCGCCACCCTTGTTTTATTGCTGTTGATCAGCCCGAACGCCCTTGCTCAATTACCGGGCCTGATTAGCCAACCTTTGGCCAACGGCGGCCAAAGCTGGTCATTGCCGATACAAACGTTGGTGTTGCTGACCTCGCTCAGCTTCCTGCCCGCTCTATTGCTGATGATGACCAGTTTCACCCGCATCATTATCGTGCTGGGGCTGCTGCGTAACGCACTGGGCACCCCTTCTGCTCCGCCCAATCAGGTGCTGTTGGGGCTGGCGCTGTTTCTGACCTTTTTCATTATGGCGCCGGTGTTTGACAAGGTGTATCAGGAGGCTTATCTGCCCTTCAGCCAGGATAAGATCAACCTGGATGTGGCCATTCAGCAGGGAGCACAGCCATTACATGAATTTATGCTGCGCCAGACGCGGGAAACCGATTTGGCCTTGTACGCCAAGCTGGCAAATTTACCGCCGCTGGCGGGCCCGGAAGCGGTGCCAATGCGCATCCTGTTGCCCGCTTATGTCACCAGCGAGCTGAAAACCGCGTTCCAAATCGGTTTTACCGTATTTATCCCGTTTCTGATCATCGACTTGGTGGTAGCCAGCGTGCTGATGGCATTAGGGATGATGATGGTGCCCCCGGCAACCATCTCGTTACCGTTCAAGCTGATGCTGTTTGTGCTGGTGGATGGCTGGCAGTTGCTGCTCGGTTCACTGGCGCAAAGTTTTTATAGCTAG
- the fliJ gene encoding flagellar export protein FliJ — protein MNTPSPLMTLRNLAQDAVEQATQQLGQVRLAQQAAEQQLSMLLNYQDEYRQKLNTTLCTGMESARWQNYQQFIGTLEQAIVQHHQKVLHWNTRVDQAVKQWQDKQQRLNAFETLHTRALSAEQVRENRRDQKLMDEFAQRSSQRNLHL, from the coding sequence ATGAACACACCATCCCCTCTGATGACCCTGCGCAATCTGGCGCAGGATGCGGTAGAACAAGCCACACAGCAGCTCGGCCAGGTTCGCCTGGCACAACAGGCAGCGGAACAGCAGCTCTCTATGCTGCTCAACTATCAGGATGAGTATCGGCAAAAGCTGAATACAACGTTGTGCACCGGCATGGAGTCAGCTCGTTGGCAAAACTACCAGCAGTTTATCGGCACGCTGGAACAGGCCATCGTACAGCACCACCAGAAAGTGCTGCACTGGAATACCAGAGTCGATCAGGCCGTGAAGCAATGGCAGGACAAACAACAGCGCCTGAATGCGTTCGAAACGCTGCATACCCGCGCCCTGAGTGCTGAACAGGTACGGGAAAACAGGCGCGACCAAAAACTGATGGATGAGTTCGCTCAACGCAGTTCACAAAGGAATCTCCACCTATGA
- a CDS encoding flagellar hook-length control protein FliK: protein MNLNLLPGLLPIGGGQTRVGSPPLLAETEPLAAFAQLLGERFLPDTPQAEPSLAAGTSEASTLPHASLNPLPILFNEPALPKRQDISHHDEQTPPLAETPGAALLPPDPLLQSLVALLPAPPLALPDATEKPADNTTTSLPATAQSQAEALTAPVLPSKAPAAVTEKPSLPMKNQPFAPIVPQPEGIAEYATTPLKSAAEPALPPAPINPTASAPIANPAATPFNAAISPSPTPQLAAPLGSPEWQQALSQQVFMFHHNGQQRAELRLHPQELGTLQITLKLDDNQAQLHITSAHHQVRMAVEAALPYLRTALEENGINLGQSSVGAESQSQQPRQQAAHHDTQPACHEQHVDVQQPIEPIPVPVTLQKMGHSASGIDIFA, encoded by the coding sequence ATGAATCTGAATCTTCTGCCCGGCCTGCTGCCTATTGGCGGCGGCCAGACCCGCGTTGGCTCACCTCCGTTGCTGGCCGAAACCGAGCCGCTGGCGGCCTTTGCTCAACTACTGGGTGAACGTTTTTTACCTGATACGCCACAAGCTGAGCCCTCCTTAGCGGCCGGTACTTCTGAGGCCAGTACGTTACCTCATGCCTCTCTTAACCCACTACCTATCTTGTTCAACGAACCGGCGCTACCGAAGCGGCAAGATATCTCGCATCACGATGAGCAGACACCGCCGCTAGCGGAAACACCGGGTGCAGCCTTATTGCCACCAGACCCGCTACTGCAATCCCTGGTCGCCCTCTTGCCTGCGCCACCGCTCGCTCTGCCTGATGCCACCGAGAAGCCCGCTGATAATACAACCACCAGCTTACCGGCCACAGCGCAGAGTCAAGCTGAGGCATTGACAGCGCCTGTGCTGCCGTCAAAAGCGCCAGCAGCCGTTACCGAAAAACCTTCTCTGCCGATGAAAAATCAGCCTTTCGCGCCCATAGTTCCCCAACCAGAGGGAATAGCCGAATACGCCACGACGCCGTTAAAGTCAGCGGCTGAACCGGCTCTGCCGCCAGCGCCGATAAACCCAACCGCTTCGGCCCCGATTGCCAATCCGGCAGCCACGCCGTTCAACGCGGCCATCAGCCCTTCACCAACCCCACAATTAGCGGCACCGCTCGGCAGCCCGGAATGGCAGCAGGCACTGAGCCAACAGGTATTCATGTTCCACCACAACGGCCAGCAGCGTGCCGAACTGCGCCTGCACCCGCAGGAATTAGGTACATTGCAGATCACGCTGAAGCTTGATGACAATCAAGCACAGCTGCATATCACCTCGGCACACCATCAGGTGCGGATGGCGGTAGAGGCCGCCTTACCCTACTTGCGCACCGCCTTAGAGGAAAACGGCATCAATCTCGGTCAGAGCAGCGTGGGTGCGGAATCTCAATCACAGCAACCGCGCCAACAGGCCGCTCATCACGATACGCAACCGGCATGCCATGAACAGCATGTCGACGTGCAGCAGCCCATCGAACCTATCCCAGTGCCGGTCACTTTGCAGAAGATGGGCCATTCAGCCAGCGGCATTGATATTTTCGCCTGA
- the fliL gene encoding flagellar basal body-associated protein FliL: MSQDPLPTTATKKRPLWVILSVLLALTACGAAGYRWWVMQTSKDGPAAATVKKPLPAAPVFMPLETFTVNLVTPDNNLERVLYIGLTLRLPDEETRRQLNDFLPEVRSRLLMLLAQQEAEQLANESGKQQLVTQIKDVLSLPLVKGQPPQVISDVLFTAFILR; this comes from the coding sequence ATGTCTCAAGATCCTCTGCCAACCACAGCAACGAAAAAGCGCCCACTCTGGGTGATCCTGTCAGTTCTGCTCGCGCTTACCGCGTGCGGTGCTGCGGGTTATCGCTGGTGGGTGATGCAAACCTCCAAAGACGGCCCAGCGGCTGCCACAGTAAAAAAACCACTGCCAGCCGCGCCGGTGTTTATGCCGCTTGAGACTTTTACCGTCAATCTGGTGACCCCGGACAACAACCTTGAGCGCGTGCTGTATATCGGCCTGACGCTACGCTTGCCCGATGAAGAAACGCGCCGTCAATTAAACGACTTTTTACCGGAAGTGCGCAGCCGCCTGCTGATGCTGCTTGCACAGCAGGAAGCGGAACAATTAGCCAACGAATCCGGTAAACAGCAACTGGTCACGCAGATTAAAGACGTGCTGAGTCTGCCGCTGGTTAAGGGACAACCGCCGCAGGTGATCAGCGACGTGCTGTTCACTGCCTTTATCCTGCGGTAA
- the fliR gene encoding flagellar biosynthetic protein FliR: MFTFDSAQLSGWLSQFFWPLLRVLALIGTAPLFSEKAISKRVKIGLGALIVLLLVPVLPNSTIPIFSITGLWLAIQQVLIGVALGLTMQFAFAAVRLAGEVIGLQMGLSFATFFDPSGGPNTPILARLLNLLAMLLFLSFDGHLWLISLLADSFHTLPIQAQPLNGNGFLALAQAGSLIFINGMMLALPLICLLLTLNLALGLLNRVTPQLSVFVIGFPVTMTIGILTIGLMMPMLAPFCERLFGEFFERLAAVMGGMNP, from the coding sequence ATGTTCACCTTCGACAGTGCGCAGCTCAGCGGCTGGTTAAGCCAGTTTTTCTGGCCGTTGTTGCGCGTGCTGGCGCTGATTGGCACGGCACCGCTGTTCAGCGAAAAAGCCATCAGCAAGCGGGTGAAAATTGGCCTTGGCGCGCTGATCGTGTTGCTGCTCGTTCCCGTATTACCCAACAGCACTATCCCCATTTTTTCGATCACCGGCCTGTGGCTGGCAATTCAGCAAGTGTTGATTGGCGTAGCGCTGGGGTTAACCATGCAGTTTGCCTTTGCCGCCGTGCGCCTGGCCGGGGAGGTGATCGGCCTGCAAATGGGGCTGTCATTCGCTACCTTTTTTGATCCTTCCGGTGGCCCCAATACACCGATCCTGGCACGCCTGCTGAACCTGCTGGCGATGCTGCTGTTCCTTAGCTTTGACGGCCATCTGTGGCTGATTTCCCTGCTGGCCGACAGCTTCCATACGCTGCCGATCCAGGCTCAGCCCCTTAATGGCAACGGTTTTCTGGCGCTGGCACAGGCCGGTTCGCTGATCTTTATTAACGGCATGATGCTGGCGCTGCCGCTGATTTGCCTGCTGCTGACGCTGAATCTGGCGCTTGGCCTGCTCAACCGCGTGACACCGCAACTTTCGGTGTTTGTGATCGGTTTCCCGGTGACCATGACCATTGGCATTCTCACCATCGGCTTGATGATGCCAATGTTAGCCCCCTTTTGTGAGCGTCTGTTCGGAGAGTTTTTTGAGCGACTGGCGGCGGTAATGGGCGGCATGAACCCTTAA
- the fliN gene encoding flagellar motor switch protein FliN, translated as MNDAKPLVGTEQASVEDLWADAFNEQQASEASAATTEGVFNALETQEATGNMQDIDLILDIPVKLTVELGRTKMTIKELLRLSQGSVVSLDGLAGEPLDILINGYLIAQGEVVVVADKFGVRITDIITPSERMRRLSR; from the coding sequence ATGAATGATGCAAAGCCACTGGTTGGCACAGAACAGGCATCGGTAGAGGATCTGTGGGCTGATGCGTTTAACGAACAACAGGCCAGCGAGGCATCCGCAGCCACCACCGAAGGCGTTTTCAACGCGCTGGAAACGCAGGAGGCAACAGGCAATATGCAGGATATCGACCTGATTCTGGACATCCCGGTCAAGCTGACCGTCGAACTGGGCCGCACCAAAATGACCATCAAAGAACTGCTGCGCCTGTCGCAAGGTTCCGTGGTGTCACTGGATGGCCTGGCCGGTGAACCACTGGATATTCTGATCAACGGTTATCTGATCGCCCAAGGTGAAGTGGTCGTGGTGGCCGACAAATTCGGCGTGCGCATCACCGATATCATTACGCCTTCCGAACGCATGCGCCGACTGAGCCGCTGA
- the flgL gene encoding flagellar hook-associated protein FlgL has product MRMSTSMIYQQNLSGVTQNQSLWMQAGQQLSSGKRVLYPSDDPLAASQAVMVSQALAENSQYALARTFARQNISLEESVLRGAAVSIEGMKTLLVSAGDGTLSDNDRDSLATQLQGLKDQLLSQANSTDGNGRYLFAGYANDQPPFVEQGGTVVYQGSASRIEQKVDANRSMIVGHTGNAIFMSLTSNAKPEPDGSPAETSVFNSIDMALNALKTPLQGADSATRNQVRAVLDKAARGLDNTYNQVLSTRAVLGTQLQELEVLDNIGVENTYYHQAQLSAQVDVDIVEAISTYYMQQAALQASYKTFNDMQGMSLFQMSR; this is encoded by the coding sequence ATGCGCATGAGCACCAGTATGATTTACCAGCAAAACCTGTCGGGCGTTACCCAGAATCAGTCTTTATGGATGCAGGCCGGGCAACAGCTCTCCAGCGGGAAGCGTGTGCTTTACCCTTCAGACGATCCGTTAGCGGCTTCACAAGCGGTGATGGTTTCTCAGGCGCTCGCGGAAAACAGCCAATATGCCTTGGCGCGCACCTTTGCTCGCCAGAATATTTCATTGGAAGAAAGCGTACTGCGTGGTGCCGCAGTCAGTATTGAAGGCATGAAAACCCTGCTGGTGAGCGCGGGTGACGGTACGCTCAGCGACAACGATCGTGATTCGCTGGCGACGCAGTTACAGGGGCTGAAAGATCAGTTACTCAGCCAGGCGAACAGCACCGACGGGAATGGCCGTTATCTCTTTGCGGGTTATGCCAACGATCAGCCACCTTTTGTTGAACAGGGGGGAACGGTGGTGTATCAAGGCAGCGCTTCGCGGATCGAACAAAAAGTGGATGCCAACCGCTCGATGATCGTCGGCCATACCGGTAATGCGATCTTTATGTCGTTGACCAGCAACGCGAAGCCGGAGCCGGATGGCAGCCCGGCAGAAACCAGCGTGTTCAACAGCATCGATATGGCATTGAATGCCCTGAAAACGCCGTTACAGGGGGCAGATAGCGCCACCCGTAATCAGGTGAGAGCGGTTTTAGATAAAGCCGCCCGTGGTTTGGATAATACCTACAACCAGGTTCTGAGCACCCGTGCGGTATTGGGGACGCAATTGCAGGAGTTGGAGGTGTTAGACAACATCGGCGTTGAGAATACCTACTATCACCAGGCTCAACTGAGCGCGCAGGTGGATGTGGATATCGTTGAAGCGATTTCCACCTACTACATGCAGCAGGCGGCGCTACAGGCATCGTATAAAACCTTCAATGACATGCAGGGAATGTCATTGTTCCAGATGAGTCGTTAA
- the fliM gene encoding flagellar motor switch protein FliM translates to MGDSILSQAEIDALLNGEAESAEPVVAHHRDNDVKPYDPNTQRRVVRERLQALEIINERFARHFRIELFNLLRRSPDITVGPLKIQPYHEFARNLPVPTNLNLVHLSPLRGTALFVFAPSLVFIAVDNLFGGDGRFPTKVEGREFTPTEQRVIKRMLHLALDAYGDAWSAIYKINVEYVRAEMQVKFTNITTSPNDIVVTTPFQVEIGALSGEFNICIPFAMIEPLRELLTNPPLENSRQEDSDWRETLVKQVQHSELELVANFVDIPLRLSKVLQLQPGDVLPIDKPERLIAHVDGVPVLTSQYGTLNGQYALRIEHLINPILHTLHEEQPNE, encoded by the coding sequence ATGGGCGATAGCATTCTTTCACAGGCAGAGATTGACGCTTTGCTCAACGGCGAAGCCGAAAGCGCCGAGCCGGTTGTCGCCCACCACCGTGATAACGACGTAAAACCCTACGATCCCAATACCCAGCGCCGCGTGGTGCGTGAGCGTTTACAGGCGCTGGAAATCATCAATGAACGGTTTGCCCGCCATTTTCGCATCGAGTTGTTCAACCTGCTGCGCCGCAGCCCGGACATTACGGTCGGCCCGCTCAAAATCCAGCCATACCATGAGTTTGCCCGCAACCTGCCGGTGCCCACCAACCTGAATCTGGTGCATTTGAGTCCGCTGCGTGGCACCGCGCTGTTCGTGTTTGCGCCCAGCCTGGTGTTCATCGCCGTAGATAACCTGTTCGGCGGTGATGGCCGTTTCCCTACCAAAGTGGAGGGCCGCGAATTTACCCCAACCGAGCAGCGCGTGATCAAACGTATGCTGCACCTGGCACTGGACGCCTACGGCGATGCCTGGAGTGCCATTTATAAAATCAACGTGGAATATGTACGCGCCGAAATGCAGGTCAAATTCACCAATATCACCACCTCACCGAATGACATCGTGGTTACCACGCCGTTTCAGGTGGAAATCGGCGCACTGAGCGGTGAATTCAATATCTGTATCCCGTTTGCCATGATTGAGCCGCTGCGTGAACTGCTGACCAATCCTCCGCTGGAAAACTCGCGGCAGGAAGACAGCGACTGGCGCGAAACGTTGGTGAAACAGGTACAGCATTCCGAGCTGGAGCTGGTTGCCAACTTCGTTGATATCCCGCTGCGCCTGTCAAAAGTGCTGCAACTGCAACCTGGCGATGTGTTGCCCATTGATAAACCGGAACGCCTGATCGCCCACGTTGACGGCGTACCGGTTTTAACCAGCCAATACGGCACGCTGAACGGGCAGTACGCCCTGCGTATTGAACATCTGATTAACCCCATTTTGCACACTCTGCATGAGGAACAGCCCAATGAATGA
- the fliQ gene encoding flagellar biosynthesis protein FliQ, with protein sequence MTPESVMALGTEAMKVALALAAPLLLAALISGLIVSLLQAATQINEMTLSFIPKILSVVVTIIVAGPWMLNLLLDYMRILFSNLPNLIG encoded by the coding sequence ATGACACCCGAATCGGTAATGGCACTCGGCACCGAAGCGATGAAAGTCGCCCTGGCGCTGGCCGCTCCGCTGCTGCTGGCCGCCCTGATCAGCGGCCTGATAGTGAGCCTGTTGCAAGCCGCAACGCAGATTAACGAAATGACGCTGTCGTTCATTCCCAAAATTCTGTCCGTGGTGGTGACGATTATCGTTGCCGGGCCATGGATGCTTAATCTGCTGCTGGATTACATGCGTATCCTGTTCAGCAACCTGCCCAACCTGATCGGTTAA
- the flgK gene encoding flagellar hook-associated protein FlgK: protein MSSGLINTAMSGLNAAQIALGTVSNNISNYNVAGYNRQSAILAQNGGQRTLNGFIGNGAAVTTVRREYDQFIATQLRGAHSQAAAQNSYFEKIGQIDNLLSAKTNTLATGIEDFFKNLQNVVSNAGDDAARQTVLGKANGLVNQFNNTDKYLRDMDAGINQQLRDSAIQINNYSQQIARLNDEITQMRASSGGSEPNALLDLRDQLANELNKVAGIQVIQQDGNTYTVTFANGLTLVQGNIAYQLEAMPSSQDPARLTLGYNRGQGASEIPASQMTHGSVSGVLQFRRESLDSARNQLGQLALALASSFNQQHREGFDINGDPGGDFFRFSGGYGVSNAHNRGDMAVSVAYTDTRQVKASDYHLEFDGANWQITRLADNAKVPASAGTDANGKPTLNFDGLQIGMNGNVQKNDSFILKPVSDVAGSLTVAIGGSAQLAAAGAKDAGKGDNDNAKKLLGLQTQKVVEGKATLSGAYAGLVSSVGNQTATAKINSTAQGSIVKQLENQQQSISGVNLDEEYAELLRFQQYYMANAQVIQTATSLFDALLSIR from the coding sequence ATGTCCAGTGGCTTGATTAATACCGCGATGAGTGGGCTGAATGCGGCGCAGATCGCACTTGGCACCGTCAGTAATAATATTTCCAACTACAACGTGGCAGGCTATAACCGGCAAAGCGCGATATTGGCACAAAATGGCGGCCAGAGGACGCTGAACGGATTTATCGGTAACGGGGCGGCCGTCACCACGGTGCGCCGTGAATATGACCAGTTTATCGCTACGCAGCTGCGCGGAGCACACAGTCAGGCGGCGGCTCAGAATAGCTATTTCGAAAAAATCGGCCAGATTGACAATTTGCTGTCGGCCAAAACCAATACCCTGGCGACGGGCATTGAGGATTTCTTCAAGAACCTACAGAACGTGGTGAGCAATGCTGGGGATGATGCGGCTCGTCAAACCGTGCTGGGGAAAGCCAATGGGTTGGTGAACCAGTTCAATAATACGGATAAATACCTGCGAGATATGGATGCAGGTATTAATCAGCAACTGCGCGACAGTGCGATTCAAATCAACAACTACAGCCAGCAAATCGCCAGGCTGAACGACGAAATCACCCAAATGCGTGCCAGCAGCGGCGGTAGCGAGCCTAATGCGTTGTTGGATCTGCGCGATCAACTGGCCAATGAGTTGAATAAAGTCGCCGGTATTCAGGTGATTCAACAGGATGGTAATACCTACACCGTGACGTTTGCTAACGGCCTGACGCTGGTGCAGGGCAATATCGCCTACCAACTGGAGGCGATGCCCTCCAGCCAAGATCCGGCGCGCCTGACGCTCGGTTACAACCGGGGCCAGGGTGCCAGCGAAATCCCTGCAAGCCAGATGACTCACGGCAGCGTCAGCGGCGTGCTGCAATTTCGCCGCGAATCACTGGACAGCGCACGCAATCAACTGGGGCAGTTGGCGCTGGCGTTGGCGAGCAGTTTTAACCAACAGCATCGTGAGGGTTTCGATATCAATGGCGATCCCGGCGGCGATTTTTTCCGTTTTTCCGGCGGCTATGGCGTGAGCAACGCTCATAACCGTGGGGATATGGCGGTGTCGGTGGCTTATACCGATACCCGCCAAGTTAAAGCCAGCGATTACCACCTGGAATTTGACGGAGCCAACTGGCAGATCACCCGCCTGGCCGACAACGCCAAAGTGCCAGCCAGTGCCGGAACCGATGCCAATGGCAAACCGACGTTGAACTTCGATGGTTTGCAGATCGGTATGAACGGTAACGTGCAAAAAAATGACAGTTTCATTCTGAAACCGGTCAGCGACGTAGCAGGCAGCTTGACGGTGGCGATAGGGGGTTCTGCGCAATTGGCCGCCGCCGGGGCAAAAGACGCTGGCAAAGGGGATAACGACAACGCCAAGAAACTGCTGGGCTTGCAAACCCAAAAAGTGGTGGAGGGGAAAGCCACGCTGAGCGGTGCCTATGCCGGGTTGGTCAGCAGCGTGGGTAACCAAACGGCAACTGCCAAAATCAACAGCACTGCGCAAGGCAGCATCGTTAAACAGCTGGAAAATCAGCAGCAATCGATTTCCGGGGTCAATCTGGATGAAGAATATGCCGAACTGCTGCGCTTTCAGCAGTATTACATGGCGAACGCGCAGGTGATTCAAACCGCAACGTCGCTGTTTGATGCGTTACTGAGTATCCGCTGA
- the fliI gene encoding flagellar protein export ATPase FliI, protein MTERLGRWLHSLDTLEKRISRTPAVRRYGRLTRATGLVLEATGLQLPLGATCLIERHNAGNLQEVESEVVGFNGQRLFLMPLEEVDGIVSGARVYARIAPEGQSASKQLPLGSALLGRVLDGSAKPLDGLPAPDTNHRAPLFTPPFNPLQRTPIEQVLDVGVRTINGLLTIGRGQRMGLFAGSGVGKSVLLGMMARYTQADVIVVGLIGERGREVKDFIENILGDAGRARSVVIAAPADVSPLLRMQGAAYATRIAEDFRDRGQHVLLIMDSLTRYAMAQREIALAIGEPPATKGYPPSVFAKLPVLVERAGNGISGGGSITAFYTVLTEGDDQQDPIADSARAILDGHVVLSRRLAEAGHYPAIDIEASISRAMTALIDDEHYRRVRHFKQMLASFQRNRDLISVGAYAAGSDPLLDKAIALYPQMEAYLQQGIFECSSYHDACLQLQQLIL, encoded by the coding sequence ATGACCGAGCGCCTTGGCCGTTGGCTGCATTCACTGGATACCCTGGAAAAACGCATCAGCCGTACCCCAGCGGTGCGCCGCTATGGCCGCCTAACCCGCGCCACCGGGCTGGTGCTGGAAGCCACCGGGCTACAACTGCCGCTGGGCGCCACCTGCCTGATTGAACGCCATAACGCCGGAAACCTGCAAGAAGTGGAAAGTGAAGTGGTCGGGTTTAATGGTCAGCGGTTATTCCTGATGCCATTGGAGGAGGTAGACGGTATCGTCTCCGGCGCACGCGTCTATGCCCGTATTGCCCCTGAAGGCCAGAGTGCCAGCAAACAGCTTCCTTTGGGTTCAGCTCTGCTTGGCCGGGTGCTGGACGGCAGCGCCAAACCGCTCGACGGCCTGCCTGCGCCAGATACCAACCACCGCGCCCCCTTGTTCACCCCGCCGTTCAACCCATTGCAACGCACCCCCATTGAGCAAGTGCTGGACGTGGGGGTGCGCACCATCAACGGTTTGCTGACCATCGGGCGCGGCCAGCGGATGGGGCTGTTTGCAGGCTCCGGCGTCGGCAAAAGCGTGCTGCTCGGTATGATGGCGCGTTACACCCAGGCTGACGTGATTGTCGTCGGGCTGATCGGTGAACGTGGCCGTGAAGTAAAAGATTTTATCGAAAACATCCTGGGCGATGCAGGCCGTGCCCGTTCGGTGGTGATCGCGGCACCTGCCGATGTCTCACCTTTGCTGCGCATGCAGGGGGCGGCCTACGCCACGCGCATTGCAGAAGACTTCCGCGATCGCGGCCAGCACGTTTTGCTGATTATGGATTCCCTCACCCGCTATGCCATGGCACAACGGGAAATCGCCCTGGCGATTGGTGAACCCCCGGCCACCAAAGGCTATCCCCCTTCCGTATTCGCCAAACTGCCGGTGCTGGTAGAACGCGCCGGTAACGGCATCAGCGGCGGCGGTTCGATCACCGCCTTTTACACCGTGCTGACCGAAGGTGACGACCAGCAAGATCCGATAGCCGATTCCGCTCGCGCCATTCTCGACGGTCATGTGGTGCTGTCGCGCCGCCTGGCGGAGGCCGGTCATTATCCCGCCATTGATATTGAAGCCTCGATCAGCCGCGCCATGACCGCGTTGATTGATGATGAACATTACCGCCGGGTGCGTCATTTCAAGCAGATGCTGGCGAGTTTCCAGCGCAACCGCGATCTGATCAGCGTCGGGGCTTATGCCGCAGGCAGCGATCCGCTGTTGGATAAAGCCATCGCGCTGTACCCACAAATGGAGGCTTATCTGCAACAGGGTATTTTTGAATGCAGCAGCTATCACGATGCCTGTCTGCAATTGCAGCAACTGATCCTGTAA
- the fliO gene encoding flagellar biosynthetic protein FliO → MNANAAVQTQSTQQQPTTVLPAGSVLMQVGSALSVILLLILCVSWLYRRLGFASQTHGNKLLQLKASCPVGQRERVVIVEVDNTWLVLGVTAQQITPLHTLPAPEKAPAQAENLPPADFRRLMQKVLKRPEKSA, encoded by the coding sequence ATGAACGCCAATGCCGCCGTACAGACACAAAGCACCCAACAGCAACCGACTACGGTGCTGCCCGCTGGTTCGGTACTGATGCAGGTCGGCAGTGCGCTGAGCGTTATTCTGCTGCTGATTCTGTGCGTGAGCTGGCTGTATCGTCGCCTGGGTTTTGCCTCCCAAACCCACGGGAATAAACTACTCCAGCTAAAAGCCAGCTGCCCAGTGGGCCAACGCGAACGCGTGGTGATCGTTGAGGTGGATAACACCTGGCTGGTGCTGGGCGTCACCGCCCAACAGATTACTCCGCTGCATACCCTGCCCGCCCCGGAAAAAGCGCCCGCGCAGGCGGAAAACCTGCCGCCCGCGGATTTCCGCCGGCTTATGCAGAAAGTGCTGAAACGCCCGGAGAAATCAGCATGA
- the fliH gene encoding flagellar assembly protein FliH — MSERLNTLPWQPWSPTDLASPTPQLATELPATVPVAQDDADSRQQQFDVLRQQAQQQGYAEGQQQGYASGFQAGLEEGQQQGMLAGQQQQALTEHWKQLVSEFQHTLDALDSVITSRLMQLALTAAKQVIGQPPICDGTALLGQIQQLIQQEPMFSGKPQLRVHPQDYEQVEQQLGSTLTLHGWRLLADGQLHPGGCKVSAEEGDLDASLATRWHELCRLAAPGEL; from the coding sequence ATGTCTGAACGCCTCAACACCCTCCCCTGGCAACCCTGGTCACCAACAGATCTGGCCTCTCCCACGCCGCAGTTGGCAACAGAGTTACCCGCCACGGTGCCTGTAGCGCAGGATGACGCTGACAGCCGGCAACAACAATTTGACGTGCTGCGCCAGCAGGCGCAGCAGCAGGGTTACGCCGAAGGCCAACAGCAAGGTTATGCCAGTGGTTTCCAGGCCGGATTGGAAGAAGGCCAACAGCAGGGCATGTTGGCTGGCCAGCAGCAGCAGGCGTTGACTGAGCATTGGAAACAGCTAGTCAGCGAGTTCCAGCATACGCTGGACGCCCTCGACAGCGTGATTACCTCACGCCTGATGCAACTGGCCTTGACCGCCGCCAAGCAGGTGATTGGCCAACCGCCAATCTGTGACGGCACCGCCCTGCTTGGCCAGATCCAGCAGTTGATCCAACAGGAACCGATGTTCAGCGGCAAGCCTCAGTTGCGCGTGCATCCACAGGATTACGAGCAAGTGGAACAGCAGTTAGGGAGCACACTCACTCTGCACGGCTGGCGGTTACTGGCTGATGGTCAACTGCACCCTGGCGGCTGCAAAGTCAGCGCAGAAGAAGGCGATCTGGACGCCAGCCTGGCAACGCGTTGGCATGAACTGTGCCGCCTGGCAGCACCGGGAGAACTCTGA